Proteins found in one Alteromonas macleodii genomic segment:
- a CDS encoding GAF domain-containing sensor histidine kinase, giving the protein MSEAVQQDIQAIDAIEAVPYIMQILASSLDLRFICVARVTEEAWTMCAVLDNAEFGLTPGDHLEIETTFCRTVRASKKQIVINHASADSEYCDNPIPIMYGFESYFSYPIYDANGDFFGTLCGLDPEPRELRNELVHGQISAFAKLISSQILLKDQMERSQAQLTDARNIARLQEQYIAILGHDIRTPLSSIQIGISFLDDIIKDSQIASTVQVPVFKAVSRMKNSVQRMTRLIEDAMDFTHSRMGEGLPVKMAKAVSLAQQLNYTAEELATNYPNCTIRTHIDITEQLVCDEKRVCQLLSNLLKNALVHGDQAHPVYVKVITNRNDFILSVQNSGTPISDESKARLFQPFWRKESSVKNDGLGLGLFIASEIARAHQGSLSVTSDFNGTEFTFCFPLIRVSSIPHESVSH; this is encoded by the coding sequence GTGAGTGAAGCTGTTCAGCAAGATATTCAGGCTATAGACGCAATCGAAGCAGTCCCTTATATAATGCAAATATTGGCCAGTAGCTTAGATTTGCGTTTTATCTGTGTTGCGAGAGTCACCGAAGAAGCATGGACAATGTGTGCCGTATTAGATAATGCAGAATTTGGTCTAACCCCTGGCGATCATTTGGAAATTGAAACTACCTTTTGTAGAACCGTCAGAGCAAGCAAAAAACAGATAGTCATTAATCATGCATCTGCTGATAGTGAATATTGTGATAATCCCATTCCTATTATGTATGGTTTTGAAAGTTATTTCTCCTACCCCATATATGATGCAAATGGTGACTTTTTTGGAACGCTTTGCGGCCTAGACCCAGAACCTAGGGAGTTACGCAACGAACTTGTTCACGGGCAAATTAGCGCTTTCGCTAAACTTATATCTAGCCAAATTTTATTAAAAGACCAGATGGAGCGTTCACAGGCGCAACTTACTGATGCAAGAAATATTGCTCGCCTTCAAGAACAGTATATCGCTATTTTAGGCCACGATATTCGGACGCCCTTATCTTCCATTCAAATTGGTATCAGCTTTCTTGACGACATAATAAAAGACAGTCAAATAGCCAGCACTGTTCAAGTACCTGTATTTAAAGCAGTGTCGAGAATGAAAAATAGTGTGCAGAGGATGACGCGTTTAATTGAAGATGCGATGGACTTTACTCATAGCCGTATGGGCGAAGGGCTACCTGTGAAAATGGCCAAAGCAGTCAGTTTAGCGCAACAGTTGAATTATACGGCTGAAGAGCTAGCTACTAATTACCCTAATTGCACTATCAGAACGCATATCGATATCACCGAGCAGCTGGTCTGTGATGAAAAGCGAGTGTGTCAGCTTTTATCTAATTTACTGAAAAATGCACTGGTTCACGGTGACCAAGCCCATCCGGTATATGTGAAAGTCATCACCAACCGAAACGATTTCATTCTCAGTGTGCAAAATAGCGGTACACCAATATCTGATGAGTCTAAGGCGCGTCTTTTTCAGCCTTTCTGGCGTAAAGAAAGCAGTGTAAAAAACGACGGGTTAGGGTTGGGGTTATTTATCGCATCAGAAATTGCAAGAGCGCACCAAGGTTCACTGAGCGTGACTTCTGATTTTAACGGCACAGAATTTACCTTTTGCTTTCCTTTAATCCGTGTTTCTTCTATTCCACATGAAAGCGTTTCGCATTAA
- a CDS encoding methyl-accepting chemotaxis protein: MRNNQPVTQKEYKFPPHHRLISSTDKRGVIQHCNSEFVEASGFTREELIGKNHNLIRHPDMPAPVFKEMWRTLESGQSWLGLVKNRRKNGDHYWVSAFVTPVYEGKTIVGYESVRVPALNDEINRATKVYERIREGKSPVSPAVRLVQMLSHLAPSLVLSALMVLILAFTHGAVAAGIALLGAIILMLAQQTKAKKDWHGLLALSPESYANETVSQTYFPDPPHISQAKLALGCELARNRTALTRIKDASTGLENIANTTHHQAESTSAAVVQQNQATQQIASAVTQMSQAIQEVAERVEGNAKSAKTAAANVETGNQKAEQAMQAIVALREAVESISTTVTELAQSTSDIGEAANIISTIAEQTNLLALNAAIEAARAGEQGRGFAVVADEVRTLASKTRESTDKIHNIISELAERSDRAVRVSTEGLASAEHGSIIVEETRGALFEINNAVKGIADATVEMSSAVEEQSTVAEHINQQLVEVADGASETQRSSEASLAASHDLRATVNQVHELILRFSTDKRVGE; the protein is encoded by the coding sequence ATGAGAAATAACCAGCCTGTTACCCAAAAAGAGTATAAATTCCCCCCTCACCACCGCCTTATTTCATCAACCGACAAACGTGGTGTTATTCAACATTGTAATAGCGAGTTTGTGGAAGCAAGTGGCTTTACCCGCGAAGAATTAATAGGCAAAAACCATAACTTGATTCGACACCCCGATATGCCAGCGCCCGTGTTTAAGGAAATGTGGCGTACTTTAGAGTCTGGACAAAGCTGGCTGGGATTAGTTAAAAACAGAAGGAAGAATGGTGATCACTACTGGGTTTCGGCATTCGTAACTCCCGTTTATGAAGGTAAAACAATCGTGGGGTATGAATCTGTTCGAGTTCCTGCGTTAAATGATGAAATAAACAGAGCTACAAAGGTTTATGAAAGAATAAGAGAAGGCAAATCGCCGGTATCGCCAGCGGTTCGCCTCGTACAAATGCTTTCGCATTTAGCACCATCATTAGTACTCAGTGCGCTAATGGTTTTGATATTGGCGTTTACACATGGCGCTGTTGCTGCTGGCATAGCGCTACTCGGCGCTATTATTTTAATGTTGGCTCAACAAACTAAAGCCAAAAAAGATTGGCACGGACTACTTGCGCTTAGTCCTGAAAGCTACGCAAATGAAACTGTGTCACAAACCTACTTTCCTGATCCACCTCATATAAGCCAAGCTAAACTCGCGCTAGGCTGTGAACTTGCCAGAAATCGCACGGCGTTAACCCGAATTAAAGATGCATCAACAGGTCTTGAGAACATAGCTAATACAACCCACCATCAGGCAGAAAGTACTAGCGCCGCCGTTGTACAGCAAAACCAAGCCACTCAGCAAATAGCATCTGCCGTGACGCAAATGAGTCAGGCTATTCAAGAAGTGGCTGAGCGGGTTGAAGGAAATGCGAAAAGTGCTAAAACAGCCGCAGCCAACGTAGAAACAGGTAACCAAAAAGCTGAACAAGCCATGCAGGCAATTGTTGCTTTGCGCGAGGCGGTAGAGTCAATTTCAACAACGGTAACTGAGCTCGCTCAGTCAACCAGCGATATAGGTGAAGCGGCCAACATTATATCCACCATTGCCGAGCAAACTAACCTGCTTGCGCTTAATGCTGCCATTGAAGCAGCTAGGGCAGGTGAGCAGGGAAGGGGGTTTGCAGTTGTTGCCGATGAAGTACGTACATTGGCTTCGAAAACCCGTGAATCAACCGATAAAATCCACAATATCATCAGTGAACTGGCTGAGCGTTCTGATCGCGCTGTGCGGGTATCTACAGAAGGGCTAGCTTCAGCAGAGCACGGCAGTATAATCGTGGAAGAAACACGTGGGGCATTATTTGAAATAAATAATGCGGTGAAAGGTATTGCTGATGCTACGGTAGAAATGTCTTCTGCTGTAGAAGAGCAAAGCACGGTGGCAGAGCATATTAACCAGCAGTTAGTGGAAGTGGCTGATGGCGCTTCTGAAACTCAGCGCTCCTCTGAGGCATCGCTAGCAGCGAGCCACGATTTACGCGCTACGGTAAATCAAGTTCACGAGCTTATTTTGCGTTTCAGTACAGACAAGCGGGTAGGAGAGTAG
- a CDS encoding ABC transporter permease yields the protein MLSTIAIESLKRRKTTAILTLLSITISISLLLCVDIIRSQVKTSFTRTVSGVDLIVGAPSGQLNLLLSSVFNIGTPTKGIEYKSVASLKSNKQVSWLIPLSLGDTHRGFRVVGTTNSFFDHFKYGDMQSLELSDGATFTQPLSTVVGADIAESLGYEVGDKIIISHGLGSVSFNNHDDHPFTISGILDKTGTPVDKAVYVTLQGLEEAHTGPKHSPTSMLGRKSSNKSTADEHEHEHEHEHEHEHGEHTDEHETYNSEAFSPESVSVVMLGLKHRVTALQLQYQINQSKKEPLMAILPGMALAELWQIMGNVESLLLGLSGLIVICALIGLATMLLATMRERYQEIAVLRTIGAGPFTLLLLIQIEAMLLTMLSALLSLGLVAGLMSALKPWLSSTYGLFLSSPLFGQSSVIIILLILGCTYLVSLFPAVAAYKRGLHAGLNTN from the coding sequence ATGCTAAGTACCATTGCTATTGAAAGTCTAAAGCGCAGGAAAACAACGGCAATACTTACGCTGTTAAGCATTACCATCAGCATTAGTTTACTTCTATGCGTTGATATTATTCGCAGCCAAGTGAAAACCAGCTTTACGCGAACAGTGTCCGGCGTCGACCTTATCGTTGGTGCTCCAAGCGGCCAGCTTAATCTACTATTGTCGTCGGTGTTTAATATAGGAACACCCACTAAGGGCATTGAATATAAGAGTGTTGCATCGCTTAAATCTAACAAACAGGTGTCGTGGCTTATACCCCTCTCTTTAGGTGATACTCACCGAGGTTTTAGGGTGGTAGGTACGACCAACAGCTTCTTTGACCACTTTAAATACGGTGACATGCAGTCACTAGAGCTATCTGATGGAGCGACATTTACTCAGCCGCTATCTACAGTAGTTGGTGCTGATATAGCGGAATCATTGGGATATGAAGTGGGTGATAAAATTATTATTTCTCACGGTTTAGGCAGTGTCTCATTCAATAATCACGACGACCACCCTTTTACTATTTCCGGTATTTTAGATAAAACGGGCACCCCCGTAGATAAGGCTGTGTATGTCACCTTACAGGGGCTTGAAGAAGCCCACACAGGGCCTAAGCATTCGCCCACTTCAATGTTAGGCCGTAAATCGAGTAATAAATCCACCGCAGACGAGCACGAGCACGAGCACGAGCACGAGCACGAGCACGAGCACGGCGAGCATACCGATGAACATGAGACATACAACAGCGAAGCGTTTTCGCCTGAGTCAGTATCTGTAGTGATGCTTGGGCTAAAACATCGCGTTACAGCGTTACAACTTCAGTACCAAATCAACCAAAGTAAGAAAGAGCCGCTTATGGCTATACTACCGGGAATGGCACTCGCTGAGCTTTGGCAAATTATGGGAAATGTAGAGTCGCTATTGCTTGGGTTATCTGGCCTTATCGTTATATGCGCACTTATTGGGCTTGCGACTATGCTACTTGCAACTATGCGTGAACGTTACCAAGAGATAGCGGTTTTACGTACCATTGGAGCAGGACCTTTCACCCTACTTCTACTTATTCAAATTGAAGCTATGCTGCTTACTATGTTGAGTGCTTTGCTAAGCTTAGGTTTGGTGGCCGGGTTAATGAGCGCACTAAAACCCTGGTTAAGCAGTACCTATGGATTGTTTTTGAGTAGTCCGCTGTTTGGTCAAAGCAGCGTTATTATCATTTTACTTATACTAGGGTGCACCTACTTAGTTTCTCTGTTCCCAGCCGTCGCCGCCTATAAACGCGGCCTACATGCTGGACTCAATACGAACTAG
- a CDS encoding sensor histidine kinase — MSETSYSTENERIRALEARVNSLERQLKRQKIARKNAESFLETYSQDAYLANQALRKALKDSKQRERELLYLNRTASQLTQATSGESYIFSALESAVEFSGAFCGKAFTLKDGELIIGNDDSVLVQGQGWITSPSLAQFIKQETPLDLRESYSHWCVSAVIQPETEKESRLLHLMHEMSKGEYTWLVLLTKDDNLEEETLYVLDTTKHYLNITSRYQNKKSELNTRQLELSNVKKDRDFLEERLVSADKMAMLGQLAAGIAHEINNPIGYVRSNTVVAKDIFTDYQRALEEIGSLCKEAGGEVAAHFMALEKRFSLKESANEIAEMFDESHEGIERIIEIVKALRSFSYPGSGKHSEISAIEAMNTAIKLTNNLHRYRNTVRFEVPEEDAFFNGNSGQIQQVLVNFLTNAIYATPEGKSITLKVQKEGDSVYLVVEDEGTGMSKETLSKVFTPFFTTKPPGEGTGLGMSISMTIVEEHNGRIDIVSAEGRGTKVSVVLPLV, encoded by the coding sequence GTGAGTGAAACCTCGTATTCCACCGAAAACGAACGCATTCGTGCGCTTGAAGCCCGTGTTAATTCGCTAGAGCGACAGCTTAAGCGTCAAAAGATTGCACGTAAAAACGCTGAGTCTTTCTTAGAAACTTATTCACAGGATGCCTATTTAGCCAATCAGGCATTACGTAAAGCACTCAAAGACTCTAAACAAAGGGAACGAGAGCTTCTTTACCTCAATCGAACAGCATCCCAACTTACTCAAGCAACATCTGGAGAAAGTTACATATTTTCGGCGCTTGAATCTGCCGTAGAGTTCAGCGGTGCGTTTTGCGGCAAAGCCTTTACCTTAAAAGATGGCGAACTCATTATTGGCAACGATGACAGTGTACTGGTTCAGGGGCAGGGCTGGATTACGTCCCCCTCGTTAGCGCAATTTATCAAGCAGGAAACACCACTAGATTTACGAGAAAGCTATTCCCACTGGTGTGTTAGTGCAGTAATACAGCCTGAAACAGAAAAAGAGTCTCGCTTACTTCACTTGATGCATGAAATGTCGAAGGGGGAATATACGTGGTTAGTATTGTTGACCAAAGACGATAATCTAGAAGAAGAAACGCTTTACGTTTTAGATACCACAAAGCACTACCTCAACATTACCTCTCGATACCAAAATAAAAAAAGTGAACTAAATACCAGGCAACTAGAACTGAGTAACGTGAAAAAGGATCGGGATTTCCTTGAAGAAAGGTTAGTCAGTGCTGACAAAATGGCCATGTTAGGCCAGTTAGCCGCAGGTATCGCCCATGAAATTAATAATCCTATTGGTTATGTGCGAAGTAACACTGTCGTTGCAAAAGATATCTTTACCGATTATCAGCGTGCGCTTGAAGAAATAGGTAGCCTTTGTAAAGAAGCTGGTGGTGAAGTTGCAGCGCATTTCATGGCGCTAGAAAAGCGTTTTTCGCTTAAAGAAAGTGCAAATGAAATCGCGGAAATGTTTGATGAGTCTCATGAAGGTATTGAGCGTATTATCGAAATCGTGAAAGCGTTAAGAAGTTTCTCTTATCCAGGTTCGGGCAAGCATTCCGAAATTAGCGCTATCGAAGCCATGAATACAGCGATTAAGCTTACCAACAATTTGCATCGTTATCGCAATACAGTACGCTTTGAAGTACCAGAGGAAGACGCTTTCTTTAACGGCAACTCAGGGCAAATTCAGCAAGTGCTTGTAAACTTCTTAACCAATGCGATATATGCCACGCCTGAAGGGAAAAGCATAACCCTAAAAGTACAGAAGGAGGGAGACAGTGTCTATCTTGTCGTTGAAGATGAAGGTACTGGCATGTCAAAAGAAACGCTTAGTAAAGTGTTCACTCCGTTTTTTACTACCAAACCGCCAGGTGAGGGGACTGGGCTGGGTATGTCAATTTCTATGACCATTGTCGAGGAGCATAATGGCAGGATTGATATTGTCAGCGCTGAAGGCAGAGGCACAAAAGTGTCTGTTGTATTGCCATTGGTCTAA
- a CDS encoding ABC transporter ATP-binding protein has protein sequence MNTINKNNSTHSQRNAVPKKHNALIEECNPAIEVNNLQFSYSKESPPVIDIKAWLVPQGEHVFLSGPSGSGKSTLLNLLCGTLTPTQGDITLLSQPFSSLSNRQRDKFRARNIGVVFQQFNLIPYLSVAQNINAAVYFANSKVSKTAGDDKLLHLLDKLQLPSQVLHAKADALSIGQQQRVAIARALINDPQLLIVDEPTSALDSDARDSFMSLLKDVADKSTMIFVSHDKAMESYFDRHCSISELSPSTNHAISSVGGIEQAQERA, from the coding sequence GTGAATACCATCAATAAAAACAATAGCACTCATTCCCAGCGCAACGCAGTGCCTAAAAAGCACAACGCATTAATAGAAGAGTGCAACCCAGCAATTGAAGTAAATAATTTACAGTTTTCGTACAGTAAAGAAAGCCCGCCCGTCATTGATATAAAAGCATGGCTGGTGCCACAAGGTGAACATGTTTTTCTATCAGGCCCTTCGGGTAGCGGAAAGAGTACATTGCTTAATTTACTATGCGGTACTTTGACACCCACCCAAGGCGACATAACCTTGTTATCGCAGCCTTTCTCTTCCTTATCAAACCGTCAGCGAGACAAGTTTAGAGCACGCAATATTGGCGTTGTCTTTCAGCAGTTCAATCTTATTCCGTATCTTTCTGTGGCACAAAATATTAACGCTGCAGTGTACTTCGCAAATAGTAAAGTAAGTAAAACGGCAGGAGATGATAAGCTTCTCCATTTACTCGACAAGCTACAGCTTCCTTCACAAGTACTACACGCAAAGGCCGATGCCCTAAGTATAGGCCAGCAGCAGCGTGTAGCTATAGCCCGAGCGCTTATTAATGACCCACAGTTATTAATTGTCGATGAACCGACTTCGGCGTTAGATAGCGATGCGCGAGATAGCTTTATGTCGCTGTTAAAAGATGTTGCAGATAAGAGCACCATGATTTTCGTTAGCCATGATAAAGCCATGGAGAGCTATTTTGACCGTCATTGCAGTATCAGTGAATTGAGCCCAAGTACGAACCACGCAATATCCTCAGTCGGTGGCATCGAACAAGCACAGGAGCGTGCGTAA
- a CDS encoding YebG family protein — translation MAITTQYVVTHKGVEKLVTTDKKEADQYDKMLDAADNLADYIHAKGIKLDDSVVEELTIMLAKNKDKVSKIFKGATAESVLEDESAEVVKLQANG, via the coding sequence ATGGCCATTACCACACAGTATGTTGTTACGCACAAAGGGGTAGAAAAATTGGTAACTACCGACAAAAAAGAAGCGGATCAGTACGATAAGATGCTTGATGCAGCAGATAACCTTGCTGACTATATTCATGCGAAGGGTATCAAGCTAGACGATAGTGTAGTGGAAGAACTCACAATTATGCTGGCGAAAAACAAAGATAAAGTCAGCAAAATCTTTAAAGGCGCAACAGCAGAAAGCGTATTAGAAGATGAAAGCGCAGAAGTAGTAAAGCTACAGGCCAACGGCTAA
- the rpsF gene encoding 30S ribosomal protein S6 → MRHYEIVFMVHPDQSEQVPGMIERYTTILKQDGGQIHRLEDWGRRQLAYPIEKLHKAHYVLINAEASAEAVDELENAFRFNDVILRNMVMRTKTAVTEPSPMMKEEPRRERRDDSAPRQDRAEKKTETTEDNA, encoded by the coding sequence ATGCGTCATTACGAAATCGTATTTATGGTTCACCCTGATCAGAGTGAACAAGTACCTGGTATGATCGAGCGTTATACCACAATCCTAAAGCAAGACGGTGGTCAGATTCATCGTTTAGAAGATTGGGGCCGTCGTCAACTGGCTTACCCAATTGAAAAGCTGCACAAAGCCCACTACGTACTAATCAATGCTGAAGCGTCTGCAGAAGCTGTTGATGAATTGGAAAATGCTTTCCGTTTCAACGACGTGATCCTACGTAACATGGTTATGCGCACTAAGACTGCTGTGACTGAGCCTTCTCCAATGATGAAAGAAGAGCCTCGTCGTGAGCGTCGTGACGATTCTGCTCCTCGCCAAGATCGCGCGGAAAAGAAAACTGAAACCACTGAAGACAACGCTT